The genomic interval aaaacacaCAGGAATAGTTAATTGACATAGAAATTGAAATGTAGAAGATGCAAAAGTGCATGAAGATGATGAATGTGAGAGTGAATTGCATATAACATTGAGGTGAGAGAATGGAAACTTACAATGGAAGAATCTTTGAGGGGGCGAGTTAAGGTGCGATCGGATTGAACCTGAAGAGGGATGAGGGGAGAACCGACGAGCTTAAGCAATGCGATGAATTCATGGTTGGAAGAAGCAGAGACACGCGTGGGATTTGAAGACGATGAAGAAGGTGAAGGTGAAGGTGACGACGTTTGAGCTCTCATGAGAGAACGAAGGTTTTGCCAACGGTTGGAGCCGGAGTTGCCGATGTTGGTCCACATCGCCTCCGGAATGGGGACATCCAGCACCGTCTCCAACCCATCAACGTTATCGAAATTCGGACACAGTTTCCTCATCAATGCACTCATTCGATAACGTCTCTGTTATGACAAACCAcgttgatgatgatgaagaagaaggagaataagaggaagaagaagaagaagaaagaaaagaagcgTGATATTGCTAACTGTTTTTGGCCTCGCGCTCTTCCATTTTTCTCGTGCTAAATAACTCAATTTCAGTTATATTTCAACCTTGAataattaaagagtttaagaaAAATGTTAAAGATAACATGTGGAttataaattaagatatttatattttattctttataaattAACCTATACTTCTACGCATAACTTGGTAGGTAAGGAGCTATGAAGTTCGGATACTcctcttaaatgacgtgtcgGTGTCAGatacactcgtatgacacttgtaggacacgtatccgtgaagtgttcaatttaaaaagtatttgttggatttttgaaattttattatgattctaacacaattttttttaaaaaaaactcattaattttcttaaaattcaaacttattgcataaatttttattatgattataaaaataagaaacaattttttttgaaccagtcatgaaaaatatctttttactccaaaaaaataatatgaaacatacttgtgtacataaatctttattattaatttatataatttataattatataatatatagatccatattcccgtgtcctacattttagaaattatacgtaTTTTTGTGTCCGTATTATGATTTGTGATACATAGAGCACTATTGGACCAtttataacatatatttttacgTACAAGTTGATAATATTAAGGTGAAGTGAAGAGAGAGTATGTCAAAAATCTATTTCTTAACAGAatgtaatataattaaaaagctTAATCTATATTTAGGAAGTGAAGAGTTTATTTAAGAAAGAGAAGGTAGAAAACCCAGTTTGACTTTGAATGGGCCGAACGTTGGTGAGGCCCGAGGCCCAGATGGAAGGAAGTAAAAGAAAGTGGGCGCTGTCGAAGAGCGTGAGGAATTTAAGGATTATTTATTCCGCGTTTGGAGACATTCGGCGGTGTTTGGCACAACCATTCTTCTCGTGTCTCTTCCTTCGCACTGTCCCTTAACCCTTCCGTTGTTTACAATGAAGGCCACGCTCAAAGGCAAGTACGACGTCGACAAAAACGGCGCCGTTTTCGCAACCgtcgccgtcaacgccgccgaCGTCAAGTTACGCGCCTCTGTTACCGAAGCCACCTTCATCAACGGCCCCAGCCTCACCGGCTTGGCTCTCGCCGTCGAGAAGCCCGGCGTCTTCATCGTCGACTACAACGTTCCCAAAAAGGTTCAATTCCAAATTCTAGCTACTTATACTACTTCAATAATAGCCGTTTCTGACACCGTTTCGTGCAGGACTTTCGGTTCCAGTTCATGAACACGGTTAGGGTTGGGGAGAGGCCGTTGAATTTGACCTACGCGCACAGCAGGCAGGATAACCGGATCGTACTGGACGGTAGCTTTGTGTTGGATCCCGCGAACAAGGTTTCGGCGAATTACGCGCTGGACTCGGGGAACTGCAAGTTGAAGTACAGTTATGTTCACAAGGGGTTGACCACGATTGAACCCGCCTATGATGTGGCGAAGAACACGTGGGATTTCGCCGTTTCGAGGAGGGTTTACGGTGATGACACGTTGAAGGCTTCATACCAGACATCCAGCAAGGTTTTGGGAGTTGAGTGGGCGCGGAATCCCAAACACAATGCTGGATTCAAGGTGAGGCAATTCGCAAATGAATATCAATATTTGGATGGTAGTTGTGGTTTGTTTTTTgctatttttttgaaaatttttataCATTTGTGGAGTGGGTCTCATGTTTGACTAGGGATATtctaacaaattcaaactagtCACCCCGTGTGGTTTAAAGTAAAACCCAAATTCTAATATGGTCTTAGAATCTTGTTGTTCGGTCAATGAGGCTGCTCCGTTTGAATCGTCTGCAGATGGTTAGTTATGATAATTTCCCGTTTGATATATTTAGTCTTTGGGATGAGGTATTAGTGATCTTAGATTGAATAATGACATGACTAAAATTACTGGATATATGTGAAAGATGACTCACTCTTTGTATGAGCTAGTTTTTAAGCATGCTTGTAATGTTTAGTCTTCGGCGAGAGGGAAGTGTAACGGTGATCCCATATTTGagattgagttttttttttttcatgtgtttGTGTTTTGCTTGAGTTGATTTTCGATGATGATCGTCGCGTGTTAGTGTGTTGTGTAAGTTTAATCTCTTTCTGCAAGTGCTTACAAATTTTGGTCATTGGTTGAACGAGTCTTGTTATATGTTTTTCTATTGAATATTGCTAGAGGATTCGTCCATGGTTGATTTTTATAGTAGAAACCTCAAGGGTTCATTTACGAAGGGAAGGGTTCTTTGTTGACTGGTGATTAGGCTTATGAATGAAGACTGTTATAGTGAGAATGTGGTAATTCATCTTGGGAATGGAGTTCTGTTTCAATATGATGAAGCCAGTAGCTTATTGTGAAGTTGGTTGTTTGAGAAGGAGGCACAGTTTGCTGCCTGGAAATGATTTTACCTTTCTTGAGTGCTAAAATCAGTATAAAGGCTGTATTGGATTATTTATGGCTCACAACACACACATACATACTTTAGAGTTGTCAATGCTTCATTGTAGTCTTGATTTTTCCCTTAAGTTTGTTAGTCTTAATTACTTACTTACATGTGTGGTGGCATGCATACAACAAGATACCGGTCAGTGCTGTGATCTTTCATCcgtttctttaaaaaatattttagtcttGGAAATGTTGGGTTAGAACGTTCATAGACGACTTATAGATGCCTTGTGTGTTTttctattaataaattaatcaattttgGTTTGACTCTTTTAGGATTCTGCTATAATCTATTTTCTGAATTAAATTTGGTCAAATGGGTTGATTGATTCTTCCTCCCcaatataattaattagttCCTGAGTATCATCTATTTGTTTCTCACATATTTTCTAACTTTAAGCTTTGCCTTCCAGATTCTTGCATCAGTTAACTTGGCCGAGGAGTTGAAAGCTCCCAAACTTATTGCAGAGACCACATGGAATTTTGAGATGTAGCTTGATTCCAATATATTGTTTCAATTACTTGATAGGTTTACTGTCAAGTCTTGAAGGCTTTTTCGGTTACCATTGGGCATATTTTGCCTCTGAACATCATATTATATACTTGAAAGTATTTTGATCATGTTATGAGCAATCTGGCATTACTTGTCCTCCAGCAATTTCTCCTTTGATTTTTAAACTATTCCAGAATGTTCCCCACATTACAACATCCTGTAATTGCTTGCCTGTAAAATATGGGcacttttattttcattaaagttattttatataacttttcTGTTTGATCTATCCTTTTTCCATTCTGCTTGATCATGTTTGAAGGATATCTTGTTCTATCAAGACAGACTTCTGGAGCTGGTATTGTTTCAATGTAAGTTTGAAGTTTGCAACATATTTGGATCACTTTATTTTGCATATCCAAACATCTAAACTATCTCGGcatttgaaaaacacttttcttgggacaatataaataaatttaatagcTATTTGAATTATAGTTTGTGTACAGCAAACTGCTGAGGGGTTTGTTTCACTCACTGATACAGAACTAGTCTCAGGTGAACTTTCGTTGTAATGTCTAAAAACAAAGGACAATTTGTATTTTGAAGGatctaataatatattttatagttgaagtttagggtttgattcaaattttttatttatttttatattcatgtaattttttaaaattatttaatgtttcaCTACTTATATGTTTTTGTAATCATTCATTTCTATGTAATCAATTCCATAGACAAAGTCACTTATCTTCTGAAAAAGAAATTTGGAATGTCATTGTCACTATAGATGCACTTCAGTATGAAAAGGTGAAGATTATGAAGATATTCCATCCTAAAGATGTTtactaaatttttatattttatcaatatttaagtttaaacattatttagatttgatttttttttttcatttgataaGGAAGAATAATAGTGATGGTGAATATTCTTTTTTAGATTTTGGATCAAAATGAAGAATTATAAAGATAACTTCAAATCTTACCATTTATAGAGTAGATTACATGATCCTCTATTGTTTGATTTATTGAAGAAATTATGTATAGTAATGTAATCCATAAACAGCATgtagtattttattattattttactacaCTAGGgagatttatatataaaatcatgtgaaatatattttaataatacgtttataaacttttttttttctattttaatataataatatttttcatcttttttactttttgtgTTATTAGAAATCCAATCAAGATATTGTTTTCTTCTCCTTTAAATTATGGACCGAGTAAggttttatcttttaattaatGCTTATATGAAAACAATAACATAAGTTTTGTATCTCATATcattaaaaattgtttattatcattattattgttattattattttaaatatttttattatataaatgtcTAAAAGTTAATTGGCTAAATTGGATGAAATTTAGCTTAATGAATATTTGAACGACGTGATAAAGTGAACCTAAATCATATAAAATGACTTTTTACAATAACACTTCTGTAAtggctttttatttttatgaactttttttttggaaattctAACTGTTGCTTTATTTTTACCTTCATGATcgataattgaaaaataagtcATTAGAGATCTAGTAACAATATAAAATGATCCACCAATACTTCTATCACCTAAAATAAACCAACAAAAAAGTCACAGAAAGTACAATTTATTTCTATagtatttatttgataattttgtgCAGTGTAGTATTTTAATTAAGTGACCTTAACATGATTatttattagataattattttttaatccgACCATCAATaagatattataataaatataattattaattagtttaataaaaattattaagtttACTATACGTAACTtctcaatataaaaaattatcgtTGAGATAATTTGTTAGTATCAAGGCATTTAATATATTGTccactttaaaaaattatagtttcgTTACGATTTTATCCTTAAGTCTTTTAGActgattgaaaaatatatttaaactgtTATTACTTGACTTTTAAATGACTATATTATTATACCGAAACAAATATTCATCTATTAAtctgatttaaaaaaatttaaaaagtaagaTCATCATGTAGGAGGGAATAGGGCAtatctataatatttattttaaaatgtacaaATCATGaagatatttatataatttaaaatattgtgttttttttcatCTTAAGAAAAATGTggtattataaatttttgttgGAACATGAATGTAAGACCTGAATTAGTCAAAATCTAAGGATTATCTGATGTAGATATAGTCCAAAGAAAGGTAACCTCAGTTACAGAACAGTTGAACTGATCTGAATTTGGTTttgtgtcttttttttttctgttactTAATTCACATGGTAGCCCTAATTCAACACGAGTCAATTTAGTGTCCTATATCTTACATGGATATCTGCTAAATTTCCTAATCCCAGATCCATCAACTTCCGACACACCCTCCAATTTTCTACTTCAAATTCAATGGCGTCGTTGGAAAAAGGCAAGTTTTTTATCTTCCTTTTGCTCTgctttttctcttctcttcatgTTTCTAGCACCCCTTTAGACCACAAATCATGTTCAGTGGAATCGAAGCTGGACCCCGATTCATGTCAGGAACCTGTTCCTGAACCGCCCCAAACAGCTAATCATTTGAATCAGCAAGTTTTGTTGGATAAACTTGAGGAATTAGTGAGAAATCTCAGTGATTTGGTTGCAAGATTAGAATCAAAGCTACCCGACCCTCCTAAAGAAAAGGGCAGGTTTACTCAAAGAAAGGGTGGTGATGATGGTGATGGTGGCACAATATCAAGTAGTAAACGAGTTGAAGATGAGGAATTTGAGGGAAAATTCCGAGATGGGGAGAGAGCTAAGGGAATGTCTGTGACAAAGTACACACCTTTTTGGTCTGAGAGGTTCCAATTTGCATCTGCTGTGAAGTTGGATTCTGAGGTCACTTGTATAATTGTTTTGCCTTCTAGGGATCACGAGGGGCTGAGTAAGTATGTAGCAGTTAGTGATGAGAAAGGGAGAGTGTATGTGTTCATGAGGAATGGAGATGTGTTGGTTGAGTTTGACACCTTGGTTGAGTCCTCTATTACTGCAATGGTTTCGTATACTTCGGTTTATAAGAATGAGAGTTTTGTAGTTACTGGTCATCAAAATGGGGAAATTTTGCTGCACAGAGTTTGGGAGGGAGGGTCTAGTGGAGAGGATTATAGTTCTCTTTTCATGGAGAATGTTGGCAAGTTTGTGTCACCTGAGACCCCTGAAAATGGAAGGCCTGTCACCCTTTTGGAAGTTCATTATGTAGGGAGGATGAAGTACATTATCTCAGCTGATGCAAGTGGGAAGATCAAGGTTTTCAAGGAAAACGGTTCCTTGTATGGTTCTGTCATGGCTTCTAGCAGGCCACTGGCTTTCTTAAAGCAAAGGCTTATGTTCTTGACAGAAACTGGAGCCGGTTCATTGGATCTAAGGGGTATGAAAATCAGGGAATCTGAGTGTGAAGGGTTGAACCATTCTGTTGCTAGAACATATGTTTTTGATGCCATGGAGCGTTCCAAAGCTTATGGCTTTACCTCAGATGGGGAAATGATCTATGTCTTGTTGCTTGGAGATGTGATGAACTTCAAATGCAGGGTCAGATACAAGAAAAGGTTTGACATGGATGAACCTCTTGCTCTGCAGGCAATCAAAGGGTATTTGCTGATTGTTAACCCGGAGAAGGTTTTTGTGTACAATGTTTCATCTCCACATTATGTGAGAGTGGGTGTGCCTAGGCTTGTTTTCTCCCCAAGTCTTGATGAGCTCAGATCATCATTCTTGAACAATCCAATTCCGGGTTTGGATGCCGAAACAAGAGTGATACCTTTGATAGGCACTGACCGTGAAAAGCTTGTTGTTGTTGGGCTTGGAGGAGGGTATGTTGGAATGTACCATTCCAATCTACCTATCTTCAAAGGGGAATTCAACACCATGCTATGGACTAGTCCTGTGGTGTTCTTTGTGCTTTTCTTGTTTGGGGCTTGGCACTTTTTTGCCAAGAAGAAGGAAGCACTTACATCATGGGGACCAGACGATCCTTTCACTTCCACTTCAGCTACCACCAATGCCCCTTTGGCATCAGCCTCTGCAGAAAGATCTTTTGGAGACTCCAGTTCAAGAAGCACTGAAGTCATGGATCTTAGAAGTGGAGCTCTCAGAGCTCCTCCTAGACGGTATGGCTCTCCTTCAAGGTATCCTGGTGCAGCTGCTGCAAGTTCCTATAGACTTGGTGCTTCCACAGATCACAATGCAAGGCCTGCATCAGTTGATCCAGATTTTCGTGGAGCCTCTGAGCTGAAATATAGGGCCACCACCATGGATCCTCCGGGTTTTCCCAAGAGAAGAGATGGCATGTTTGTAGCAAATCAAGTTGTAAATGATCGCAGTTGAGTGGCATAGTTAATTGCATGAGCTTTTTTCTAACCAGTTTCCACTTTCCTTTCCTTAGCTTTAAATCTTATCAGATCCTTCAGCATCACTTTGCTATTTGGTTTGCTGCCTTTTTAGCTTTCAAGTTGTTGCACAAAAGAgggaaataaattatatattgagAAACTTGCAAGTCTTTTTTACTCCCACATATTCTGAGTTATGCTTTTCTTGAAAACTACATGCTATGCTAGGTAGCACATACATAAGGACACTGATACGACACGGATACGgagatatgtataatttttaaaatataagacaCGGGGACAcaaacttatatattatataaattaaaaatcaagatttatgtgcataaatatgtttttgttttttttaagtagaAAGATGTTTCTCATAGCGGGTTCAAAATGATTGGtgtcttatttttataatcataataaaaaattatacaattagtttgagtttttagaaaattaatataattcttatttttaaaattgtgttagaactgtcttagaattgtcagaaattcaataaatattttttttaattggacaCTTCACTGATACGTGTTTTACGAGTGTAGATGTTTGATACGTGTGTCCAACACAAATATATCATTTAAGATACGTATCCGAACCTCATAGACTAAATGCACAAGAAAATACTACTTTAAGATAAGTTGCATAAACATTGGATATCAGAAATTGGCTATCCTCTACGtgttttcagaaattttgtgcaaaccaaggctatcctctacgaAAACTTGtcaaatttcgccctacttttgACAATTCTATTTAGGGTCCGTATttcgctgaaaaaattcacacaagtactttcgtacgttgtttgcacccaggtaaggagacacgtccataaacaaatcacaaagagaagataccaggaagaaaagccaggacgtcttgttttcggaaaaccagttttgttcgctctcggtctgggacttactacgccttagtccttgggtattttggtctgaaatatttacgagacgttcgtcactgtgtctgttgtgttttggctgagatttgagaaccagattcgtcccacaagattggcaataaattttttattcatcactgccagggctgaaaggaaggttcgtttatgtgcgaaactgtttgatttttttcgtgggtgaatactcatccgtttgacctgaaatttgtcgcgttttgtcccaaattcagtggagattcttacgtggaatttcaggaaaaaactatttcaggagaatttttcagaaattttgtgcaaaccaaggttatcctctatgaaaacttttaaaacttcaccctactttctgcaattttattctgggtccgtttTGCGCTGAAAAATTTCACTCAAGTACTTTCGTacgttgtttgcacccaggtaaggaggcacgtccataaaaaaatcacaaaaagaagaaacggggaagaaaagtcaggacgtcttgtttttggaaaaccagttttgttcgctctcggtctgggacttactacgccttactccttgggtattttggtctgaatatttaccagacgttcgtcactgtgtctgttgtgttttggctgagatttgagccccagattcgtcccacaagattggcaataaaatttttattcatcactgccagggctaaaaggaaggttcgtttgtgtgcgaaactgtttgatttttttcgtggttgaatactcatccgtttgacctgaaatttgtcgcgttttgtcccaaattcagtggagattcatgcatggaatttcaagaaaaaactatttcgggggaattttttagaaattttgtgcaaaccaaggctatcctctacgaaaacttgtaaaatttcgccctactttctgcaattttattctgggtccgtattgccgtgaaaaaattcacacaaataCTTTCGTacgttgtttgcacccaggtaaggaggcacgtccataaacaaatcacaaagagaagatacggggaagaaaagccatgacGTCTTGTTTttagaaaaccagttttgttcgctctcggtctgggacttactacgccttactccttgggtattttggtcttaaatttttaccagacgttcttcactgtgtctgttgtgttttggctgagacttgagccccagattcgtcccacaagattggcaataaattttttattcttcactGCCAGgtctgaaaggaaggttcgtttgtgtgcgaaactgtttgatttttttcatggttgaatactcatccgtttgacctgaaatttgtcgcgttttgtcccaaattcagtggagattcatgcatggaatttcaagaaaaaactatttcggggtaattttttagaaattttgtgcaaaccaaggctatcctctacgaaaacttgtaaaatttcgccctactttctgcaattttattctgggtccgtattgcgctgaaaaaattcacacaaataCTTTCGTacgttgtttgcacccaggtaaggaggcacgttgatgagcatatatttattcacactcactagccttattcatagattattggactataataataaataaatccattgttttaattaatatttttataattgggtttatttgggccttaactattattattgttaattttgtctttttagagtaaattatccagaggaagcatctacctttgtgaatgggccaaatatgcaaaagtccaagttgcttcttgaaccaaaacagaaaaaatattctgaggagaagaaagagaaaataaaagctacaagattccagaaacagaattggaagcaaatcttctgcaaaatacaagaattctagaaagatagaaacttggaaacggttaacaaaatataaactacaatattctctcaagatccttggaaaagcctataaaaggacacaagcatcaaggagaaaagagagagcttcatagggttttcttagtttattttcttcttagtgattcttttgttttgcctccgcatggaaggctaaacctttttggttgattcttttgtaattccccattgagttctgaggttttgttccaataaaagtttcgatttttaattctctatagcagttgtttttattgtctagtctcctggaaaactggtttttgtgagaggttgtacttgaacgcatgattgagagtcttccttatcttaaactttggtttcttagttagttcgcattgttctaattaatttcttgggcgcatgattcaagggagaggaggtaagcattcccatggagtatacgcatggaacaaagtgggtattgattaaaccagtagacgcatgctttactggtgagtttcagttgaatcagatcggtgcatgttcaatctggtttagctctgttggaggattgagaaaagattaatctttagagaacctgtgaagaattcaatggtggaagaacttgggatcaaccgctttttatttgttattttaattttttttatattttctgcacaactatctcaaacccccctttttatctttattgttattgctaacttgtATTGtctgcagatagattttaaaccctgatcaactgattttactattggattcgttgggagacgacttggggacatttgtccacaattatactatcatctctctagtgttagacaagtctacgctagaatcatattaatttgacagcaaaacgacagctatcacacgtccataaacaaatcacaaagagaagatacggggaagaaaagccatgacGTCTTGTTTttagaaaaccagttttgttcgctctcggtctgggacttactacgccttactccttgggtattttggtcttaaatttttaccagacgttcttcactgtgtctgttgtgttttggctgagacttgagccccagattcgtcccacaagattggcaataaattttttattcttcactGCCAGgtctgaaaggaaggttcgtttgtgtgcgaaactgtttgatttttttcatggttgaatactcatccgtttgacctgaaatttgtcgcgttttgtcccaaattcagtggagattcatgcatggaatttcaagaaaaaattatttcgtgagaatttttcagaaattttgtgcaaaccaaggctatcctctacgaaaacttgtgaaatttcgccctactttctgcaattttattctgggttcgtattgcgctgaaaaaattcacagaaGTACATTCGTACGTTGTtagcacccaggtaaggaggcaagtccataaaaaaatcacaaagagaagatacggggaagaaaagccaggacgtcttgtttttggaaaaccagttttgttcgctctaggtctgggacttactacaccttactccttgggtattttggtcttaaatttttaccagacgttcttcactgtgtctgttgtgttttggctgagacttgagccccagattcgtcccacaagattggcaataaattttttattcttcactGCCAGgtctgaaaggaaggttcgtttgtgtgcgaaactgtttgatttttttcatagttgaatactcatccgtttgacatgaaatttgttgcgttttgCCCCAAATTCAGTGGAAATTCTtgcgtggaatttcaggaaaaaactatttcgggggaattttttagaaattttgtgcaaaccaaggctatcctctacgaaaacttttaaaatttcgtcctactttctgcaactttattttgggtccgtattgcgctgagaaaattcacacaagtacatTCGTACGTTGTtagcacccaggtaaggaggcaagtccataaaaaaatcacaaagagaagatacggggaagaaaagccaggacgtcttgtttttggaaaaccagttttgttcgctctcggtctgggacttactacgccttactccttaggTATTTTGgcctgaaatttttaccagacgttcttcactgtgtctgttgtgttttggctgagatttgagcccaaattcgtcccacaagattgagaataaattttttattcatcactgcca from Phaseolus vulgaris cultivar G19833 chromosome 1, P. vulgaris v2.0, whole genome shotgun sequence carries:
- the LOC137816428 gene encoding outer envelope pore protein 24, chloroplastic-like, giving the protein MKATLKGKYDVDKNGAVFATVAVNAADVKLRASVTEATFINGPSLTGLALAVEKPGVFIVDYNVPKKDFRFQFMNTVRVGERPLNLTYAHSRQDNRIVLDGSFVLDPANKVSANYALDSGNCKLKYSYVHKGLTTIEPAYDVAKNTWDFAVSRRVYGDDTLKASYQTSSKVLGVEWARNPKHNAGFKILASVNLAEELKAPKLIAETTWNFEM
- the LOC137816427 gene encoding uncharacterized membrane protein At1g75140-like → MASLEKGKFFIFLLLCFFSSLHVSSTPLDHKSCSVESKLDPDSCQEPVPEPPQTANHLNQQVLLDKLEELVRNLSDLVARLESKLPDPPKEKGRFTQRKGGDDGDGGTISSSKRVEDEEFEGKFRDGERAKGMSVTKYTPFWSERFQFASAVKLDSEVTCIIVLPSRDHEGLSKYVAVSDEKGRVYVFMRNGDVLVEFDTLVESSITAMVSYTSVYKNESFVVTGHQNGEILLHRVWEGGSSGEDYSSLFMENVGKFVSPETPENGRPVTLLEVHYVGRMKYIISADASGKIKVFKENGSLYGSVMASSRPLAFLKQRLMFLTETGAGSLDLRGMKIRESECEGLNHSVARTYVFDAMERSKAYGFTSDGEMIYVLLLGDVMNFKCRVRYKKRFDMDEPLALQAIKGYLLIVNPEKVFVYNVSSPHYVRVGVPRLVFSPSLDELRSSFLNNPIPGLDAETRVIPLIGTDREKLVVVGLGGGYVGMYHSNLPIFKGEFNTMLWTSPVVFFVLFLFGAWHFFAKKKEALTSWGPDDPFTSTSATTNAPLASASAERSFGDSSSRSTEVMDLRSGALRAPPRRYGSPSRYPGAAAASSYRLGASTDHNARPASVDPDFRGASELKYRATTMDPPGFPKRRDGMFVANQVVNDRS